A genomic segment from Pseudokineococcus lusitanus encodes:
- a CDS encoding PP2C family protein-serine/threonine phosphatase: MRGARAEEVEVAVPGAEAAPGAPGEGTWGLLDTSAALATARSRPDVVRLLLVAGRRLAGASAAGVVLLPEPRPDSTAAPGAGALRWTDAAPAGPGTPVDDADRLPEVVAARTGRVVAAVSPHGVARRFPGLAAEGVAAAAAMPLRCHGTVVGALGLRWAGAAGPEAGPLLEALASMAGQALDRLAAEAERAAVLAEVRGARDRLAVLAEVGRVLAPTAPARPTADVTEEEGAEWAERAVGALAGAVVPTLADWSVLLLVDEAGRWRPSGAAHRDAGRTAEVVALARLLGSGPAPGPRVGESLAALRANVTDQVTDAEIDATLPDPRTAAAFRALHPGAGMVLPLVVRGRAVGTLTLVREPASGPFSAAEVEAATEVARRAGIAVDAAVLFRAQKRLAEGLQRSLLTPPPRLPGLDVAVRYEPASRRAEVGGDWYDVLVQPSGSPLVVIGDVMGHDVEAAAGMGQLRGLLRGIAYTTDEPPDEVLRRTDEAMHGLGLGTTATAVVARLDELPGGGRRLVWSNAGHPPPVVLGADGTARIASGDHDLLLGVDHGSERTPQSLRLVRGDVLVLATDGLVERRDQDVDTGMARLVQVLSEQPPEVRRSAQRLCDAVLEGCAPAVREDDVALVAVRVR, from the coding sequence ATGCGGGGAGCGAGAGCCGAGGAGGTCGAGGTGGCCGTGCCGGGGGCCGAAGCAGCGCCGGGAGCCCCGGGCGAGGGCACCTGGGGCCTCCTCGACACGTCCGCGGCCCTGGCGACCGCGCGCTCGCGGCCCGACGTCGTCCGCCTGCTCCTCGTCGCCGGCCGCCGGCTCGCCGGGGCGTCCGCCGCCGGAGTCGTCCTGCTCCCCGAGCCACGCCCCGACAGCACCGCGGCGCCCGGTGCGGGAGCGCTGCGCTGGACGGACGCGGCACCGGCCGGCCCCGGGACGCCGGTCGACGACGCCGACCGCCTGCCCGAGGTCGTGGCCGCCCGCACGGGGCGGGTCGTCGCGGCCGTCTCGCCGCACGGCGTGGCCCGCCGCTTCCCCGGGCTGGCCGCGGAGGGGGTCGCCGCCGCGGCCGCCATGCCCCTGCGGTGCCACGGCACCGTCGTCGGCGCCCTCGGGCTCCGGTGGGCCGGCGCGGCCGGGCCGGAGGCGGGCCCGCTCCTCGAGGCGCTGGCCAGCATGGCGGGCCAGGCGCTCGACCGGCTCGCCGCCGAGGCCGAGCGCGCCGCCGTCCTCGCCGAGGTGCGGGGGGCCCGCGACCGCCTGGCCGTCCTCGCCGAGGTGGGCCGCGTGCTCGCGCCCACCGCGCCGGCGCGCCCCACCGCGGACGTCACCGAGGAGGAGGGCGCCGAGTGGGCCGAGCGGGCCGTCGGCGCGCTCGCCGGCGCCGTCGTCCCCACGCTGGCGGACTGGTCGGTCCTCCTGCTCGTCGACGAGGCGGGCCGCTGGCGCCCCAGCGGCGCGGCCCACCGCGACGCCGGGCGGACGGCCGAGGTCGTCGCCCTGGCGCGCCTGCTCGGCTCGGGGCCGGCCCCGGGACCCCGGGTCGGGGAGTCGCTCGCCGCGCTGCGGGCCAACGTCACCGACCAGGTGACCGACGCCGAGATCGACGCGACGCTGCCCGACCCGCGCACGGCCGCGGCCTTCCGCGCGCTGCACCCCGGGGCGGGGATGGTGCTGCCGCTCGTCGTCCGCGGTCGGGCGGTCGGCACGCTGACGCTCGTCCGCGAGCCCGCGTCGGGCCCGTTCTCGGCGGCAGAGGTCGAGGCCGCCACGGAGGTCGCCCGCCGCGCCGGCATCGCCGTCGACGCCGCCGTGCTGTTCCGCGCGCAGAAGCGCCTCGCCGAGGGCCTCCAGCGCAGCCTCCTCACGCCGCCCCCGCGCCTGCCCGGCCTCGACGTCGCGGTGCGCTACGAGCCGGCCTCGCGCCGCGCCGAGGTGGGGGGCGACTGGTACGACGTCCTCGTCCAGCCCAGCGGCTCGCCGCTCGTCGTCATCGGCGACGTCATGGGCCACGACGTCGAGGCGGCCGCGGGGATGGGCCAGCTGCGCGGGCTCCTGCGCGGCATCGCCTACACGACGGACGAGCCGCCGGACGAGGTGCTGCGCCGCACCGACGAGGCGATGCACGGCCTCGGGCTCGGGACGACGGCCACCGCCGTCGTCGCCCGGCTCGACGAGCTGCCGGGCGGCGGCCGGCGCCTCGTCTGGTCGAACGCCGGCCACCCGCCGCCCGTGGTCCTCGGGGCCGACGGGACCGCGCGCATCGCCTCCGGCGACCACGACCTGCTGCTGGGCGTCGACCACGGCAGCGAGCGGACCCCGCAGAGCCTCCGGCTCGTCCGCGGCGACGTCCTCGTCCTCGCCACGGACGGGCTCGTCGAGCGGCGGGACCAGGACGTCGACACCGGCATGGCCCGTCTCGTGCAGGTGCTCTCGGAGCAGCCGCCGGAGGTCCGGCGCTCCGCGCAGCGGCTGTGCGACGCCGTGCTCGAGGGCTGCGCCCCCGCCGTGCGGGAGGACGACGTCGCGCTCGTCGCGGTGCGCGTGCGCTGA
- a CDS encoding beta-class carbonic anhydrase: MTAFDDLLAANEVHARTYADGGLTGRAARGLGLVMCMDSRIEPLRMLGLEPGDAKILRNAGARVTGDVLRTLVLAVHLLEVTRVLVVAHTDCRMAKNTDEDVHRVMAGRGLDTRSLHFRTVPDQREGLRHDVQRVRSSPYLPDDLPVAGALYDLATGRLEVVVGEDEPTA, from the coding sequence GTGACCGCTTTCGACGACCTGCTGGCCGCCAACGAGGTGCACGCGCGGACGTACGCCGACGGAGGGCTCACCGGGCGCGCCGCCCGGGGCCTCGGCCTCGTCATGTGCATGGACTCGCGCATCGAGCCGCTGCGGATGCTGGGGCTCGAGCCCGGCGACGCGAAGATCCTCCGCAACGCCGGCGCCCGCGTCACCGGCGACGTCCTGCGCACGCTCGTCCTCGCCGTGCATCTGCTGGAGGTGACGCGCGTCCTCGTCGTCGCGCACACCGACTGCCGGATGGCGAAGAACACCGACGAGGACGTGCACCGCGTCATGGCCGGGCGGGGCCTGGACACGCGCAGCCTCCACTTCCGCACCGTGCCCGACCAGCGCGAGGGCCTGCGGCACGACGTCCAGCGCGTCCGCAGCTCGCCCTACCTGCCGGACGACCTCCCCGTCGCGGGGGCGCTCTACGACCTGGCCACCGGCCGGCTCGAGGTCGTCGTCGGCGAGGACGAGCCCACCGCCTGA
- a CDS encoding manganese catalase family protein, with the protein MFRHVRELQFEAKPEKPDALYAAKFQEILGGQYGEMTVMMQYLWQGFSCRMPGKYKDMIMDIGTEEIAHVEMLTTMLARLLEGAPAETTASAAAANPVLAAVLGGQNPQHAIVAGGGAMPTNSMGVPWNASYIVASGNLLADFRANVTAEAQGRLQTSRLYGMTDDPGVRAMLKFNLARDTWHQQQWLLGIEQLVADGYSDVIETSNAEEEDQRWNKAFYSPNPGSTAGEGRWAQGPTLVGDGQIEFVPDAPPLTDDTGVLPAPDPLLHATYDGSQGPGAPGTPGGGLKKAGQGLVDKVKDALD; encoded by the coding sequence ATGTTCCGCCATGTCAGGGAGCTGCAGTTCGAGGCCAAGCCGGAGAAGCCGGACGCCCTCTACGCCGCCAAGTTCCAGGAGATCCTGGGCGGTCAGTACGGCGAGATGACCGTGATGATGCAGTACCTCTGGCAGGGCTTCAGCTGCCGTATGCCGGGGAAGTACAAGGACATGATCATGGACATCGGCACGGAGGAGATCGCGCACGTCGAGATGCTGACGACGATGCTCGCCCGTCTCCTCGAGGGCGCGCCCGCGGAGACCACCGCGTCGGCCGCGGCCGCCAACCCCGTCCTCGCCGCCGTCCTCGGCGGCCAGAACCCCCAGCACGCCATCGTCGCCGGCGGCGGCGCCATGCCGACCAACAGCATGGGCGTGCCGTGGAACGCGAGCTACATCGTCGCCAGCGGGAACCTCCTCGCCGACTTCCGCGCCAACGTCACCGCCGAGGCGCAGGGCCGCCTGCAGACCTCCCGCCTCTACGGCATGACGGACGACCCGGGCGTCAGGGCGATGCTCAAGTTCAACCTGGCCCGCGACACGTGGCACCAGCAGCAGTGGTTGCTCGGCATCGAGCAGCTCGTCGCGGACGGCTACTCGGACGTCATCGAGACCTCGAACGCGGAGGAGGAGGACCAGCGCTGGAACAAGGCGTTCTACTCCCCCAACCCCGGCAGCACCGCGGGCGAGGGGCGCTGGGCCCAGGGGCCCACGCTCGTCGGCGACGGGCAGATCGAGTTCGTCCCCGACGCGCCGCCGCTCACCGACGACACGGGCGTCCTGCCGGCGCCCGACCCTCTCCTCCACGCCACCTACGACGGGTCGCAGGGCCCCGGCGCACCGGGCACGCCCGGCGGCGGCCTCAAGAAGGCCGGCCAGGGGCTCGTCGACAAGGTGAAGGACGCGCTCGACTGA
- a CDS encoding trimeric intracellular cation channel family protein gives MTAATLALALDLSGVFVFALAGALAAVRRHLDVLGLVVVATVSSVGGGLVRDTLIGVQPPSALQDWRYLAVPLAAAALVWALHQRLQRLRRSVVVADAFGLGLFAVSGTATALAAGLSAPSSCLLGVLTGVGGGVIRDVLLVQVPLVLSDGQFYAVAALVGCLLVTVTYRLEVFGPVTAVAATLLVVVLRLGALRLRWRLPVPGRARTGGAPDA, from the coding sequence GTGACCGCAGCCACCCTCGCGCTGGCGCTCGACCTCTCGGGCGTCTTCGTCTTCGCCCTGGCGGGGGCGCTCGCGGCGGTACGGCGCCACCTCGACGTCCTCGGCCTCGTCGTCGTCGCCACGGTCTCGTCGGTGGGCGGCGGGCTCGTGCGCGACACCCTCATCGGCGTCCAGCCGCCGTCGGCCCTGCAGGACTGGCGCTACCTCGCCGTCCCCCTCGCCGCGGCGGCGCTGGTGTGGGCCCTGCACCAGCGGCTCCAGCGGCTGCGCCGGTCCGTCGTCGTCGCCGACGCCTTCGGCCTGGGCCTCTTCGCCGTGTCCGGCACGGCGACGGCGCTGGCCGCCGGCCTGTCCGCGCCGTCGTCGTGCCTGCTGGGCGTGCTCACCGGCGTGGGGGGCGGCGTCATCCGGGACGTGCTGCTCGTGCAGGTCCCGCTCGTGCTGTCCGACGGGCAGTTCTACGCCGTCGCCGCGCTGGTGGGCTGCCTGCTCGTGACGGTCACCTACCGGCTCGAGGTCTTCGGGCCCGTTACCGCCGTCGCCGCGACGCTGCTCGTCGTCGTCCTCCGGCTCGGGGCGCTGCGCCTGCGGTGGCGCCTGCCGGTCCCGGGGCGCGCGAGGACGGGCGGGGCGCCCGACGCCTGA
- a CDS encoding mycothiol transferase, with protein MDVATLLQEVLGRARELAPGVVEGLSVEELATPPAEGANTIAWLVWHQARVMDDHLADAAGRRQVWHEAGEGPAGSWREAFALDLPAGDTGYGHDADDVARVRASADLLAGYADAVGARAHEVVGALDAEALDRVVDEGWDPPVTYGVRLASVASDCLQHLGQAAYVRGLLDRRDG; from the coding sequence ATGGACGTCGCGACGCTGCTCCAGGAGGTCCTCGGCCGGGCGCGGGAGCTCGCGCCCGGGGTGGTCGAGGGCCTGTCCGTCGAGGAGCTGGCGACGCCGCCGGCCGAGGGGGCCAACACGATCGCCTGGCTCGTCTGGCACCAGGCCCGGGTCATGGACGACCACCTCGCCGACGCGGCGGGACGGCGCCAGGTCTGGCACGAGGCGGGCGAGGGACCCGCGGGCTCCTGGCGCGAGGCCTTCGCGCTCGACCTCCCCGCCGGCGACACGGGCTACGGCCACGACGCGGACGACGTCGCGCGGGTGCGGGCGTCCGCGGACCTGCTGGCGGGCTACGCCGACGCCGTCGGGGCGCGCGCCCACGAGGTCGTCGGCGCCCTCGACGCCGAGGCGCTGGACCGGGTCGTCGACGAGGGTTGGGACCCGCCCGTCACGTACGGCGTCCGCCTCGCCAGCGTGGCCTCGGACTGCCTGCAGCACCTCGGCCAGGCCGCCTACGTCCGCGGCCTCCTGGACCGCCGCGACGGCTGA
- a CDS encoding serine hydrolase domain-containing protein produces the protein MHRAQAVLDRLVDAVAEDGFGALGLHVRTGDATAQHLWAEDVRRDVHSVAKAVCVLAVGIAADEGLLDVDAPVLEHLPHPRPGDGVAGVTTRHLLAMTSGIDLPWSPTLLTDWPDLAAEYLGRPSRGRVFQYSNAGTYTAARVLAAVVGDVPAWLGPRLLAPLGAEDAVWDRCPLGFVAAGEGLHLSLGELARLGHLVRDEGAWEGRQLVDPRWVRAMHTGWTERDAGPGYTRYALAGWGGPGRAWRLHGAYGQMLLLLDDAVVTVTADDHAGADRMAVRVVEALEATAPR, from the coding sequence GTGCACCGTGCGCAGGCCGTCCTCGACCGCCTCGTCGACGCCGTCGCGGAGGACGGCTTCGGCGCCCTCGGCCTCCACGTCCGCACGGGCGACGCGACGGCGCAGCACCTCTGGGCCGAGGACGTCCGCCGCGACGTCCACTCCGTCGCCAAGGCCGTGTGCGTCCTCGCCGTCGGGATCGCCGCGGACGAAGGCCTCCTCGACGTCGACGCCCCCGTCCTCGAGCACCTCCCCCACCCCCGGCCGGGCGACGGCGTCGCCGGCGTGACGACGCGGCACCTGCTCGCGATGACGAGCGGGATCGACCTGCCGTGGTCCCCGACGCTCCTCACGGACTGGCCCGACCTCGCCGCCGAGTACCTGGGCCGCCCCTCGCGCGGACGGGTCTTCCAGTACTCCAACGCCGGCACCTACACGGCGGCGCGGGTGCTCGCGGCCGTCGTCGGCGACGTCCCCGCGTGGCTGGGGCCACGCCTCCTCGCGCCGCTGGGCGCTGAGGACGCGGTGTGGGACCGCTGCCCGCTCGGCTTCGTCGCGGCGGGCGAGGGCCTGCACCTGTCGCTGGGCGAGCTCGCGAGGCTCGGTCACCTCGTCCGCGACGAGGGCGCGTGGGAGGGCCGGCAGCTCGTCGACCCGCGGTGGGTCCGGGCGATGCACACGGGCTGGACGGAGCGCGACGCCGGGCCGGGCTACACGCGGTACGCGCTCGCCGGGTGGGGCGGCCCCGGCCGCGCGTGGCGGCTGCACGGCGCGTACGGGCAGATGCTGCTGCTCCTCGACGACGCCGTCGTCACCGTGACCGCCGACGACCACGCCGGCGCGGACCGGATGGCCGTCCGCGTCGTCGAGGCGCTGGAGGCCACGGCCCCCCGGTGA
- a CDS encoding glycoside hydrolase family 13 protein, with product MTSAETEQTPPPTGPAPRVVTPPDGAGPGGPGEPVPWWADAVVYQVYPRSFADSDGDGIGDIPGITARLDHLADLGVDVVWLSPVYASPQDDNGYDISDYQAVHPAFGTLEDLDALTDGLHARGMRLVMDLVVNHTSDEHAWFVDAKSSPTSDRRDWYWWRGPREGMAAGAPGAEPTNWRSHFSGPAWTLDEASGEYYLHLFSRKQPDLNWENPEVRAAVHQMMRWWLDRGVDGFRMDVINMVSKHVGPDGQLADGRDTDPRTGLAGGGEQYLCGPRIHEYLAEMHAEVFAGRPEKTLTVGEMPGVTVADAQRFTDPASREVDMVFQFEHVDLDHDGSKWHPVPLDLRGLKASFGRWQAGLAERGWNSLYWNNHDQPRIVSRWGDDSPEHRAASARCLATLLHLHRGTPYVYQGEEIGMANFPWSSADEFRDIESVNHLAEEVAHGGDPAEVLPRVAVSSRDNARTPVQWDASPSAGFTTGEPWLAVNPDHADGWNVAAQADDPTSVLAHHRRLIALRHTWPVVALGDFTMLLPEHERVYAFARRLEGTDAEGAPAVDELLVVCNVGGSAVDLTDLLPEAVADPDGWAVELVLGSTPERDPADVVADPVLAPWEARVLRRAEGAEPLGG from the coding sequence ATGACGTCCGCCGAGACCGAGCAGACCCCGCCGCCCACCGGCCCCGCGCCCCGCGTCGTCACCCCGCCGGACGGCGCCGGGCCCGGCGGCCCCGGCGAGCCGGTGCCGTGGTGGGCCGACGCCGTCGTCTACCAGGTGTACCCGCGCTCCTTCGCCGACTCCGACGGCGACGGGATCGGCGACATCCCCGGGATCACCGCACGCCTGGACCACCTCGCCGACCTCGGCGTCGACGTCGTCTGGCTGTCGCCCGTCTACGCCTCCCCGCAGGACGACAACGGCTACGACATCAGCGACTACCAGGCCGTCCACCCGGCCTTCGGCACGCTCGAGGACCTCGACGCCCTCACCGATGGCCTCCACGCCCGCGGCATGCGGCTCGTCATGGACCTCGTCGTCAACCACACGAGCGACGAGCACGCGTGGTTCGTCGACGCGAAGAGCTCGCCGACGAGCGACAGGCGCGACTGGTACTGGTGGCGCGGTCCGCGCGAGGGCATGGCCGCCGGGGCACCGGGCGCCGAGCCGACCAACTGGCGCTCGCACTTCTCCGGGCCGGCCTGGACGCTCGACGAGGCGAGCGGCGAGTACTACCTGCACCTCTTCTCGCGGAAGCAGCCCGACCTCAACTGGGAGAACCCCGAGGTCCGTGCGGCCGTCCACCAGATGATGCGGTGGTGGCTCGACCGGGGGGTCGACGGCTTCCGCATGGACGTCATCAACATGGTCAGCAAGCACGTCGGCCCCGACGGGCAGCTGGCCGACGGCCGCGACACCGACCCGCGCACGGGGCTGGCCGGCGGCGGCGAGCAGTACCTCTGCGGCCCGCGCATCCACGAGTACCTCGCGGAGATGCACGCCGAGGTCTTCGCCGGGCGGCCCGAGAAGACCCTCACGGTGGGCGAGATGCCGGGCGTCACCGTGGCCGACGCCCAGCGGTTCACCGACCCGGCGAGCCGCGAGGTCGACATGGTCTTCCAGTTCGAGCACGTCGACCTCGACCACGACGGCAGCAAGTGGCACCCCGTGCCGCTGGACCTGCGCGGGCTCAAGGCGTCCTTCGGCCGCTGGCAGGCCGGCCTTGCCGAGCGCGGCTGGAACAGCCTGTACTGGAACAACCACGACCAGCCGCGCATCGTGTCGCGCTGGGGCGACGACTCCCCGGAGCACCGTGCGGCGTCGGCCCGGTGCCTCGCGACGTTGCTGCACCTGCACCGGGGGACGCCGTACGTCTACCAGGGCGAGGAGATCGGGATGGCGAACTTCCCGTGGTCCTCCGCCGACGAGTTCCGCGACATCGAGAGCGTCAACCACCTCGCCGAGGAGGTCGCCCACGGCGGGGACCCGGCGGAGGTCCTGCCCCGGGTCGCCGTCTCCAGCCGGGACAACGCGCGGACCCCGGTCCAGTGGGACGCGTCGCCGTCGGCGGGCTTCACGACGGGGGAGCCGTGGCTCGCCGTCAACCCCGACCACGCCGACGGCTGGAACGTCGCGGCGCAGGCGGACGACCCGACGTCGGTCCTCGCCCACCACCGCCGCCTCATCGCGCTGCGGCACACGTGGCCCGTCGTCGCGCTCGGCGACTTCACGATGCTGCTGCCCGAGCACGAGCGGGTGTACGCCTTCGCGCGGCGGCTGGAGGGGACGGACGCCGAGGGGGCGCCGGCCGTCGACGAGCTGCTCGTCGTCTGCAACGTCGGGGGCTCGGCCGTGGACCTCACCGACCTCCTGCCGGAGGCCGTCGCCGACCCCGACGGCTGGGCCGTCGAGCTGGTGCTCGGCTCGACGCCGGAGCGGGACCCGGCCGACGTCGTCGCCGACCCCGTCCTCGCGCCGTGGGAGGCGCGGGTGCTGCGCCGCGCGGAGGGCGCGGAGCCGCTCGGGGGCTGA
- a CDS encoding exopolyphosphatase has protein sequence MTQPSPQTTPTREGGATGGLRLVTRSDFDGLVCAVLLRHLDLVEEITFVHPKDVQDGTVEITDRDVLTNLPYDPRARLVFDHHASELVRGGGEERANHVIDASAPSAARVVFDHFGGAERFPLVSADLMDAVDRADSAAYDVEEVLDPQGWTLLNVLMDSRTGLGRFREFRVSNYRLMMQLVDACAVHADVEEILRLPDVAERVELYRAQSALFVEQLRRCSTVVGDVVVVDLRDEEVIHAGNRFVVYALFPQARVSVHVIWGRARLNTVLAVGKSIVDRTSPADVGAVCLAHGGGGHRAAGTCQVPHEDSERVLAEVVDAVRGDRVPAGV, from the coding sequence GTGACGCAGCCCAGCCCCCAGACCACCCCGACGCGGGAGGGCGGGGCCACCGGCGGCCTCCGCCTCGTCACCCGCAGCGACTTCGACGGCCTCGTGTGCGCGGTGCTCCTGCGTCATCTGGACCTCGTCGAGGAGATCACCTTCGTCCACCCCAAGGACGTCCAGGACGGCACGGTGGAGATCACCGACCGCGACGTCCTCACGAACCTCCCGTACGACCCCCGCGCGCGCCTCGTCTTCGACCACCACGCGTCGGAGCTGGTCCGCGGCGGCGGCGAGGAGCGGGCCAACCACGTCATCGACGCCTCGGCGCCCTCGGCCGCCCGCGTCGTCTTCGACCACTTCGGCGGGGCCGAGCGCTTCCCGCTCGTGTCCGCGGACCTCATGGACGCCGTCGACCGCGCCGACTCGGCCGCGTACGACGTCGAGGAGGTCCTCGACCCGCAGGGCTGGACGCTGCTCAACGTCCTCATGGACAGCCGCACCGGCCTCGGCCGCTTCCGCGAGTTCCGCGTCTCGAACTACCGGCTGATGATGCAGCTCGTCGACGCCTGCGCCGTGCACGCCGACGTCGAGGAGATCCTCCGCCTCCCGGACGTCGCCGAGCGGGTCGAGCTCTACCGCGCCCAGTCCGCCCTCTTCGTCGAGCAGCTCCGCCGCTGCTCCACCGTCGTCGGCGACGTCGTCGTCGTCGACCTGCGCGACGAGGAGGTCATCCACGCCGGCAACCGCTTCGTCGTCTACGCGCTCTTCCCGCAGGCGCGGGTCTCGGTCCACGTCATCTGGGGCCGTGCGCGCCTCAACACCGTGCTCGCGGTGGGCAAGTCGATCGTCGACCGCACGTCGCCGGCCGACGTCGGCGCCGTCTGCCTCGCCCACGGCGGCGGGGGCCACCGCGCCGCCGGCACCTGCCAGGTCCCGCACGAGGACAGCGAGCGCGTCCTCGCCGAGGTCGTCGACGCCGTCCGCGGCGACCGCGTCCCCGCGGGCGTCTGA
- a CDS encoding ATP-grasp domain-containing protein — protein sequence MTVYALHENPEWWPPFEAAFAAEGVPVEQWLLTGDTGDAGLDLDAEPPEGVFWSRMSASAHTRGHVLAKEQTRAVLSWLEGHGRTVVNGRSVLELEMSKVAQHAALRAAGVDVPRTTAVVGEHRLVAAAERFVAAAGGGPFITKHDQGGKGLGVRRFDDVEELRAAVDGGELDAPANGIWLLQELLVAAEPVVTRTELVDGEHVYSVRVSTAQGFELCPADACALPGQAPLFSLREGYEPPQLDAYRRFLAATGTTVAGIESIETVDGRVVTYDVNTNTNYNPDVEAVAPRSGPRAIAAYLGRLAAAEAGRGSAAA from the coding sequence GTGACCGTCTACGCGCTGCACGAGAACCCGGAGTGGTGGCCCCCCTTCGAGGCCGCGTTCGCGGCGGAGGGCGTCCCCGTCGAGCAGTGGCTGCTCACGGGCGACACCGGCGACGCGGGCCTCGACCTCGACGCCGAGCCGCCCGAGGGCGTCTTCTGGTCGCGGATGAGCGCGTCGGCGCACACCCGGGGCCACGTCCTCGCGAAGGAGCAGACCCGCGCCGTGCTGTCGTGGCTCGAGGGGCACGGGCGCACCGTCGTCAACGGCCGCTCCGTGCTGGAGCTGGAGATGAGCAAGGTCGCCCAGCACGCCGCGCTGCGGGCCGCCGGGGTCGACGTCCCCCGCACCACCGCCGTCGTCGGCGAGCACCGCCTCGTCGCGGCCGCCGAGCGCTTCGTCGCCGCGGCGGGCGGCGGGCCCTTCATCACCAAGCACGACCAGGGCGGCAAGGGCCTCGGCGTCCGCCGCTTCGACGACGTCGAGGAGCTGCGCGCGGCGGTCGACGGCGGCGAGCTCGACGCGCCGGCCAACGGCATCTGGCTGCTGCAGGAGCTGCTCGTGGCCGCCGAGCCCGTCGTGACGCGCACGGAGCTCGTCGACGGCGAGCACGTCTACTCGGTCCGCGTCTCGACGGCGCAGGGCTTCGAGCTCTGCCCGGCGGACGCCTGCGCGCTGCCCGGCCAGGCGCCCCTGTTCAGCCTCCGCGAGGGCTACGAGCCGCCCCAGCTCGACGCCTACCGCCGCTTCCTCGCCGCGACGGGCACGACCGTCGCGGGCATCGAGTCGATCGAGACCGTCGACGGGCGCGTCGTCACCTACGACGTCAACACGAACACGAACTACAACCCCGACGTCGAGGCCGTCGCCCCGCGCTCGGGGCCCCGTGCCATCGCGGCCTACCTCGGCCGGCTGGCCGCCGCGGAGGCGGGACGGGGGAGCGCCGCGGCCTGA
- a CDS encoding FAD-dependent oxidoreductase encodes MSRDDAPPAAAGGPSVPPPADRGPGRLRVAVVGSGPAGVHTAGALVAAGEDVRVDVLERLPVPFGLVRYGVSPDHADMKAVTSTLVEVLDHPRVRLVAGVEVGRDVSLDELRAAYDAVVLATGASTDAPLDLPGADLPGSWGASEVVAWYQGHPDAPRTWDLSAREVAVLGVGNVALDVARVLARPAEDLLATEVPVAVHAGLAASALTDVHVVGRRGPEHARFSPLELRELGSVPGVDVVVDPADLVLTPDGVEHLEHDRRARQVVATLEELAARGVTGAPRRVHLHFSRVPVEVLGRDVGRVTGLRTRRAHVGAAGVTEDLPVQAVYRAVGYRSRPVPGAPFDEARGVVPDDGGRVLTADGERVPGLYVTGWLRTGPVGLIGHTRKEARATVASLLADLAAEPAAAAPSGDPLDLVARLREGGLHVVDLDGWRAVDAAELAAGAAAGRPRVKIVEVAEMLAAAGGPGRGAPAGSSGGPGALTQG; translated from the coding sequence GTGAGCCGCGACGACGCGCCTCCCGCCGCGGCGGGCGGCCCCTCGGTCCCGCCCCCCGCCGACCGAGGCCCCGGACGGCTGCGCGTGGCCGTCGTCGGCAGCGGCCCGGCGGGCGTCCACACGGCAGGTGCGCTCGTGGCGGCGGGCGAGGACGTCCGCGTCGACGTCCTCGAGCGCCTGCCGGTGCCCTTCGGCCTCGTCCGCTACGGGGTCTCGCCCGACCACGCCGACATGAAGGCCGTGACGTCGACCCTCGTCGAGGTCCTCGACCACCCCCGCGTGCGCCTCGTCGCGGGCGTCGAGGTGGGCCGCGACGTCTCGCTCGACGAGCTGCGCGCCGCCTACGACGCCGTCGTGCTCGCCACCGGCGCCAGCACGGACGCGCCGCTCGACCTGCCGGGGGCGGACCTGCCCGGCTCGTGGGGCGCGAGCGAGGTCGTCGCCTGGTACCAGGGGCACCCCGACGCCCCGCGCACGTGGGACCTGTCGGCCCGCGAGGTCGCGGTGCTCGGCGTCGGCAACGTGGCCCTCGACGTCGCCCGGGTCCTCGCGCGGCCCGCCGAGGACCTCCTCGCCACCGAGGTGCCCGTCGCCGTCCACGCGGGGCTCGCGGCGTCGGCGCTGACCGACGTCCACGTCGTCGGCCGCCGCGGCCCCGAGCACGCGCGCTTCTCGCCGCTCGAGCTGCGCGAGCTCGGCTCCGTGCCGGGCGTGGACGTCGTCGTCGACCCGGCGGACCTCGTGCTGACGCCGGACGGCGTGGAGCACCTCGAGCACGACCGGCGGGCCCGCCAGGTCGTCGCCACCCTCGAGGAGCTGGCCGCCCGCGGCGTCACCGGGGCGCCCCGGCGGGTGCACCTGCACTTCTCGCGCGTGCCCGTGGAGGTGCTCGGCCGCGACGTCGGCCGCGTCACCGGCCTGCGGACGCGCCGCGCGCACGTCGGGGCGGCGGGCGTCACCGAGGACCTCCCCGTCCAGGCCGTCTACCGCGCCGTCGGGTACCGCAGCCGGCCCGTGCCGGGCGCGCCGTTCGACGAGGCGCGCGGCGTCGTCCCCGACGACGGCGGGCGCGTCCTCACCGCCGACGGCGAGCGGGTGCCGGGCCTCTACGTCACCGGGTGGCTGCGCACGGGACCCGTCGGCCTCATCGGGCACACCCGGAAGGAGGCGCGCGCGACGGTCGCGAGCCTCCTCGCCGACCTGGCGGCCGAGCCGGCCGCGGCCGCCCCGTCCGGCGACCCGCTCGACCTCGTCGCACGGCTGCGCGAGGGCGGGCTGCACGTCGTCGACCTCGACGGCTGGCGCGCGGTCGACGCCGCCGAGCTCGCGGCCGGGGCGGCGGCGGGGCGGCCCCGGGTGAAGATCGTCGAGGTGGCCGAGATGCTCGCCGCCGCCGGCGGTCCCGGCCGGGGCGCGCCGGCGGGAAGCAGCGGGGGCCCCGGGGCGCTCACGCAGGGGTGA